In the genome of Torulaspora globosa chromosome 2, complete sequence, the window TGCTGCTCATGATGCGAAGTGATATGCGGTAGCTGAGCTCCCAATGGTGTGGTACGAACGCTCTCAATCTCCTGTTCCATTTTCTTGGCGTTATTGAAAGCTGTCAATAAAGATGGCAACTCCTTGGCTAAGTTTGTACGATCCATCATCATGGAAAAAGAACTAGATCCTGATAGCGACGAAGTCCTTGAATGATCGTTGAGCGGATTTCTTGATGGTAGAGACCATCGACTCGATTCTTGTCCATTGTAGCTGCTGTCGAGGTTTGTCTCGGATTGCGAGCATACCATTAACGAATCTTGAAGGCTCTCATTATCATCCAAAAGCAAATTAAAGTTAAGAGCGTTGTACATTGCCTCAATATCGAGGAACACCTGCAGGCATTCGCTGAAAAGGGATTGGTCAGAAGAGATCTCAGAATCCTGCAGTTGCTCTATCAGTATCTTCATGAAAGACCTATATGAGCTCAATATAGTAGTGTCCGACAATCGATGTTCGAAAGATTCTAGCTCATGGTCGATCATCAAAGCTTTGGATCGTATGAAAACGGCAGCTACTCTGTCTCTCATCAGACAAAGCTCCTGGCGGCAAGTAAACCAGAGTTCCAGTAGAAACGTGGAAGAGTCTTCTAGAATGGTTTCCCTCTTGGACGATAAATATCTACGGATCTCATCCAATCTGctttgcttcttttgcAGGCCATTCGACAGTTTATCGCAATCATGGATGCACTTCAATGCAATATCCCTATAGAAGGAATCGTCGTGGTCCTGGTCGACCTTCGAGTCCAGATTGGTTTCTGCGAGCTCAAATTTAACCGCTACACTCTGAACGAGTGTCCTGATGTCCCATGACTTGGCTATGTAAAACtccaatttcaaaagatctgTGTAGATCTCAAGCGCTTCCGCGCAATTCTTGATATCTTCGTCCGATTGTGACTGTTGCGCAATCCACGATCGTATTGCATCTTCGTCCAATTTTCCCTTGACATCTGTTTTACAGAATAGGGACACTATAGGATCCTTGTACCTTTGATCTTCATTCATTACAGCTCAAGATCTCATCTGGACCGCACCGCTCGATAAATCGCTGCTCTAATCGGATCTTGCCAATGCTTCACAATATATCTAAGCGAATTGGACGAAAACTGCGCTCAGACTCGCTTCAAGAGCTGGAATTCATGCTCCACGGCGTTGGCTCGTCCCTGAACGAACTGTTCAAAGGCAGGCCATCAGATCTTTGGCACTATCCGGATTGGCCGTCCTGAATGACTCTCATCCGCACCAGGCCTTAACTTCAAGCCTTATGGCTGTCTCTCCTTCCAGCAAGCTCCATCTAGCAGTCGTGATAGCTCTATATCCTCTAGGCCGCTGTATTATCCTGCAAGCTAGAATGCCCAAGGCTGCCGCCCCGAAAAGTAGTTGGCTTAACGCAACCGTATAGTCGTCTGGCTGTCATTTCATTGATTTGCAACCGGCGATCGCGAATGTACGCGAAGCTCTTTCGAGTTGCAGAATCGTTTTGGAGTTGAGCCGCCTACGAGTGCTGCCCCTTGTGGTAATCGGTAGTTTAGCACTGCCGATGTGTACCA includes:
- the MDM36 gene encoding Mdm36p (ancestral locus Anc_3.387), with protein sequence MNEDQRYKDPIVSLFCKTDVKGKLDEDAIRSWIAQQSQSDEDIKNCAEALEIYTDLLKLEFYIAKSWDIRTLVQSVAVKFELAETNLDSKVDQDHDDSFYRDIALKCIHDCDKLSNGLQKKQSRLDEIRRYLSSKRETILEDSSTFLLELWFTCRQELCLMRDRVAAVFIRSKALMIDHELESFEHRLSDTTILSSYRSFMKILIEQLQDSEISSDQSLFSECLQVFLDIEAMYNALNFNLLLDDNESLQDSLMVCSQSETNLDSSYNGQESSRWSLPSRNPLNDHSRTSSLSGSSSFSMMMDRTNLAKELPSLLTAFNNAKKMEQEIESVRTTPLGAQLPHITSHHEQQFTPSNLFRSKLYMMNQQQDCLRSFISSAGNSHSVNNGSDIAKSLCKTGNGSSRR